DNA from Candidatus Aenigmatarchaeota archaeon:
TCAACACTCGATCCAGGAGAGCCTTTCTTTAAAAAATCAAGAAACTCTTCTATATCCCTCTCATCACCTTCTGCCACCAACTCCACTTTTCCATCACTCAAATTTTTAACCCACCCATTTATCCCTAATTTATTTGCACAATCCTTAGTATACTTCCTGAAGAAAACTCCTTGTACCTTCCCCGAAATAAAACAATGAACCCTCATCTAATCACCTAGGAATTTTAACATCACAACCGAGACTAGAGTTAACCCAATGGAAAAATAGAGAGGGAAATACATCCCAAAATTATCCCAAAGCAATCCTGCAATAAATGAACCGGGGAGCGCACATAAACCAACGATCATCTGGTAAACCCCGATTCCACTAGCGATAGATTCTTTTGGTGATAATTCGGCAACAAGAGCCTTTTGGGCAGGGAT
Protein-coding regions in this window:
- a CDS encoding acylphosphatase, with protein sequence MRVHCFISGKVQGVFFRKYTKDCANKLGINGWVKNLSDGKVELVAEGDERDIEEFLDFLKKGSPGSSVERMEVRVEKSVNEFRSFEIIY